One part of the Pelagibacterium nitratireducens genome encodes these proteins:
- a CDS encoding DsbA family protein codes for MNRRTLVIGTLVVGIAALAGGTYVYNTNMVEQTVTLANENADVLVRPNSPVVGRDDARVTIVEFLDPACEACRAFYPVVKQILDENPEDVKLVVRYAPFHEGSEEAMAILEAARVQDLYIPVMEAVFASQPIWAAHGSPDMELAWSAAEGAGLDVERARSDVRSPAIVALINQDKADLEQLEIQQTPTFFINGQPLAETNFDRLDEQVHEALDN; via the coding sequence ATGAACAGGCGCACATTAGTTATCGGAACACTGGTTGTCGGCATTGCCGCGTTGGCAGGGGGAACCTATGTCTATAATACCAACATGGTTGAGCAAACCGTGACATTGGCAAACGAGAACGCAGACGTACTGGTTCGACCGAATTCACCGGTAGTCGGCCGAGACGACGCACGCGTGACAATTGTCGAGTTTTTGGATCCAGCTTGCGAAGCCTGCCGCGCATTCTATCCGGTCGTTAAACAGATACTGGATGAAAACCCAGAAGATGTGAAACTTGTCGTACGCTACGCACCTTTTCATGAAGGCTCCGAGGAAGCTATGGCGATTTTGGAAGCGGCACGCGTGCAGGACCTCTACATTCCCGTCATGGAAGCGGTCTTTGCCAGCCAGCCGATATGGGCAGCTCACGGAAGTCCAGACATGGAGTTGGCATGGTCGGCGGCCGAAGGTGCGGGGCTCGATGTGGAGCGAGCCCGCTCCGATGTGCGCTCGCCTGCAATCGTGGCGCTGATTAATCAGGATAAGGCCGATCTGGAACAACTTGAGATTCAACAGACTCCCACGTTTTTCATCAATGGCCAACCGTTGGCCGAGACCAACTTCGATCGGCTGGATGAACAGGTACACGAAGCGTTGGACAACTGA